The DNA region CTGGCGCCCAGGTGCCGACGCAACCGCGCGCACAGCCAGGGGTAATGCGCGCGGAACAATCCGCCGACGTCGTTGCGATGGGAAAGGTCGGTGCCGGACATAGAGGCTCCAAGGGTTAGGGGTCGCTGAATGTCCGGTGATCCGGTGACGCGATCCTAGCAAGGAGCCTTATTCATTAATAATACTTAAAAAGCATTTTTATATTCTATTTTAGAATTAAACATCAAAAGATCGCAGCCTCGTTTCACTCGACAGCTGCTACAGGAAATCGGTGTACATCTGTAGGAGCTGTCGAGTGAAACGAGGCTGCGATCTTTTGATTCTGCCTAGCGTAATCGCCCAAACCCCAACGCCTCAGCCTCTTGCTGATAGTCGAGCACAATCTGATAGTCGCTTTCGCCGGCCAGCAATACCTCTTGCAGACCGAGGATTTCCCTGACTTCGGGCAATTCCTGCAACGTCGTATTCATCACCTGCCGCAGCTCTTCGGCCTGTTCATCGGTGACAGTCGCGGCGGTGATATACGGCAAGGTCGGACTGAACGCGCTTCGCGCGATGACCCGCAGCCCGGCCACTTCTTCTTCGGCGTGCTGCGCCAGATAGGCGAAGGTCACGCTGTCGATGGCCGCTAGGTCTGCCTTCTCTTCTCGCAGCCAGCGCAGGCTTTCGCGGTGACTGCCGCTGATACCGACACTGGCGAAGAACTGCCCCTCTTGATGCAGCGGCGCCAGTCGGTGACGCAACAGGTTCATGCCGCTGTTGGAGTCTTCGCCATTGATCACCCCACGACTGTCGCGAAAGGCCGGCAAACTGCGCCGTGGATCATCGGCGCGACTCAGCAACAGGCTGCAATGGTTGCCGCCGTTAGCGTCCGGTAGTTCATAGCGAGGACGACCAATGACCCGGACCCGACCGCGCAACGCGGTCATCAGCGGGTAGCCGCAGGTTTGGGTCAGCAGCAAGTGCGGGGACAGCCAAAGGTCCATCAGCGAAACGCCCTCGGCGTGACGGCGGGTGGCACCCAGTCGCTCGATAATTCGCGTCAGCCAGCGCTCGTTCGCCTGGCGGACCGGCTCGGGGGCGACGTACATCAGTAATTCAGCGAGGTGTTGTGTCATCACAATCTTCCCATACGACGAAATTCCCCTGTGGGAGCGGGCTTGCTCGCGAAAGCGGTGGGACAGGCAGCATTGGTGTCGACTGACACTCCCTCTTCGCGAGCAAGTCCGCTCCCACAAGGGAACGCGTTCGCTCAGTAATACGGGTGCCTGGGGCTGTCGATGGCCTTCACTCCATGCTGGCGCCACAACTGGCCATAACCCTGCACCAGAAACCCGCCGCTGCGCGCCAGCCATTGCTCGCGACGCGCGCGGTAGGCGCGGGGCAAGTCGTACCAGGGCAGCCCTGGCAAGTCGTGATGCACCAAATGCAGATTGAGGTTCAGGAACAGCCAGCGCCACGGCCAGGCGGCTTCGTTGATGACCGTCCTTTGCTCGGCCTCGGCGTGGGGACGGTGTTCATAGTAGGAGCGAATCATGGCAATCGATAGCGCCGGCACACTGATCAGCAACAGGTAATGCCACACCGGCAGCACGCTGTAGCGGGCGATAAACAGCAACATCAGCAGGGTCAACGCGCCGTGGCTCAACCACATCAACCAGGCCTGCCGCTCACCTGCTTTCAGACGCTGGCACTCTTCTCGGGCCAGCGCCAGCAAGGCCAGCGGTGCACCGAGGGCGAAGCGTCCGAGCACGGTTTTGTTCAGCCAGTGCAGGCCCTGTTCGAACAGTGAACTGCCCTGCCATTGCTCGGCGCTCAGGTAACGGCTTTCCGGATCGCGACCCGGGAGGGTCAGGTCTTCGTCGCGGTGATGCAGCAGATGGCTGTCGCGATACAGGGTGTAGGGATACCAGACGGCGAACGGCGCGTAGCCGAGGATCTTGTTCAGCGATGTCCAGCGGGTGGGATGACCGTGAAGCAATTCGTGCTGCACCGATAACCAGAGCACCACCAATGGAATCAACAACAATGTGCTCCACCACAGGCCCAACCAACCACTGGCGAGCACGATGCTGAACCAACCGACGTACACGCCGATCAGCAGCAACCAGGTCGGCCACTCGGTGCGAGCAGTCAGGCGTTGGCGCAGGGTGTCGATTTCTTCACGGTGGGCGGTATCGAAGTAATGGGGCATGGCGTTGCTCAGATCGGGGACCAATCCCCTTCTGTGCAATGACGCAGGGTTTTCTTGCAGATTATTTGGTTATTTCGTCAGAAGCAGCGGGAGCCCGAGGCCGGGCTCCCTTGTCACGGGATCAATGCCCGAACACATCCACCTTCTTGGCCTTCTTGTCCGCGCGCTTTTCATCGGCGGTTTTCGCCGGTTTCTTCTTTGCCGCTTTTTTTGAATCCATGCCTTTGGCCATGATACGTACTCCACTCATACGGGATGTGAGATCAGGTATACACCTATCGCTGCGCGCGCGTTCTTTTATAATCGCCCGCTTTGCGCACCGACAGTCGAAGACCATGCCCAACACCCAGTACACCTTGCTCGCCGAGCCTTTATGGCCCTTGATGAACAAGTTTTATCGCGCTCACCAATCGTCGATGAAAGCGGTCCGCGACGCTCAACTCTGGGTGGCCAGGCGCGAGGAGATCATTGGCGCGCTGTGTTTGCGACCGGTGGCGGACGGGCATTGGCTGACGGGTTTGTTTGTCGATCCGGCCTGCCGTGAACAGGGCATCGCGGCGGCGCTGATCGCCGAGGCGCTGAAGGATCTTGAAGGTCCGGTGTGGTTGTTTTGTCATCCGGACTTGCGCGGGTTTTATGAACGTCGTGGTTTTACCTTCGACCCGCCGCTGCCCTATTCCATGGCGGAACGCTTGAGCCGTTATGCGCGCAGCAAGCCGATGATCGCCATGGGGTTGGAAGGCCAGATAACGCTCTAAAGCCATATGAAGATCTAATGTGGGAGCGGCGGTGCAACGATTCGACTTGCTCGCGAAGGGGTCAGAACAGTCAACATTGATATCGACTGACACACCGCCATCGTCGGAACGCCGCCCGGAGCAAGCTCGCTCCCACAGGGGTTTGAGGTGTTTTCGAATCAATCGTCTGCGTTCGGATCGAGATCCGGAAACATCACTTCGGTAAACCCGAACTTGCTGAAGTCACTGATGCGCGACGGGTACAACCGGCCGACCAGGTGATCGCATTCATGCTGTACCACTCGCGCATGGAATCCCTCGGCGATGCGCACAATCGGCTGCCCTTTGGGATCGAAACCTTCGTACCGAATGTGCTGATAGCGATCCACCGCGCCACGCAGGCCGGGCACCGACAAGCAGCCTTCGAAACCCTCTTCCAGCGTCGGGCTCAACGGCGTAATCAACGGGTTGATCAGAATCGTCTGCGGCACAGCTTCAGCATCCGGATAGCGTTCGCTGTGCTCGAAACCGAAGATCACCAGTTGCAGGTCGACGCCGATCTGCGGCGCGGCCAGGCCAACGCCGCCGACGCTTTCCATGGTCTGGAACATGTCGTCGATCAGTTGCCACAGCTCCGGGCTGTCGAACATTTCGGCGGGCACCGGCGGGGCGATGCGCAGCAGGCGCTCGTCGCCCATTTTCAGAATTTCACGGATCATTTGATGACTTCGTCAGTGGTCGGCTTGATCGAGTGGTCCCGACCCAGTCCCGACACGTGGTGTTTGGGTTCGTGGCTGTGCTCGCCAGGGACCTTTTCGCCAGGGTCCTTGCCTTCGGTGGACATGTGTTCGATCACGGCATTCATCTCCGCGCCGAGCAACAGCACCGCGGCGGAAATGTAGAAGTACAGCAACAGCACGATGATCGCGCCGATACTGCCATACATGGCGTTGTAGTTGGCGAACGTCTTGACGTACAGACCGAAGCCCAGCGACGCAATGATCCACACCACCACCGCCAGCACCGAGCCAGGGGTAATGAAGCGAAACTCCTGTTTGACGTCGGGCATGACGTAATAAATCAGCGCCACCGCCATCATCAACAGAATCACGACCACCGGCCAGCGCACGATGGTCCAAAGGGTCACGATGAATTCTTCAAGGCCGACTTGCGAGGCGATCCATTCCATCACCTGCGGCCCGAGCACCATCAGCGCGGCGGCCACCAGTAGCATGGCGGCGATGCCGATGGTGTAGAAAATCGACAGCGGGAAACGCTTCCACGCCGGACGGCCTTCGACCACGTCGTAGGCGGCGTTCATCGCGCTCATCATCAGCCGTACACCGGCGGACGCGGTCCATAGGGCAATCACGATACCGATCGACAGCAAGCCCCCCTTGGATTGCTGGAGCTGGTCGATGACCGGGTTCACCTGCTCCAGCGCCTGGGGCGGCAGGACCAGTTCCGATTGCAGGCGCAGCCAGGAGAAGAAGTCCGGCAGGTGCAGGAAACCGATCAGGGCGATCAGGAACAGAATAAAGGGGAACAGAGAGAACAGCATCTGATAGGCCAGCGCCGAGGCATAGGTCGACATCTCGTCGTCGACGAACTCGGTGATCGTGCGCACCATGACACGGTGCAGGCGCAGACCTTTCATGTGTGGGAAAAACATTAGCGTCTCCTTTCGCCGCAAAAAGGTTGAAGTCGTGGCGACTCAGGGGCCGTTTTCTACATCAAAGTAGCCTACTTGGCGAGTTTGAAACAATTTCCTTGTACAAGTTCAGGCTGACACAAAAACGGCCATCCGCGGATGGCCGTTTTTTACGCTCATCAAAGACCGGATCACGCCTTGTCGATGCCTTTCTTGATCGCGTCTTTGGCTTTGCCAACCGCTTGCTGGGCTTCGCCTTTCCTTTCCTGCACCACGCCTTCGGTGCGCATTTTGTCGTTGCCGGTTGCCTTGCCGACGCCTTGTTTGACGTTGCCGACTGCTTCGTTGGCCAAGCCTTTTGCTTTATCGCCAGTGCTGCTCATGGTGTTTCTCCTGTGAACAATTGAACGAGAAAAGTCGTTACACAAGGTTGACCGGAGGCGTTTGCGCGGAGTTTCATTTATTTTCATGGCGACATTTCATCGTTCAGTGCAGGTTGGGCTTTATGTTTGCCGACCAACCCCCGAGAATGCGCAACGAATTCAGGCCATGGCGCTGAAGATCCAATCCCGTAGGAATGTTATGAAACTCGATAAAAAGCAGGCCATTGCCCGCAGAAACCAGGAACTTGGCGGTGCTGTGCTTGGCGTCAACAACTGCCACTTCACCGAATTGAACCGTAACCGCAACATCTGGTGGTTCGATATTCCGGTCGCGCGCCTGGCCATTGGTCAGTACGAGTGGGTTCACCTGCTGATGCACACCCCGGATACCGACGAACTGCTGCACCTGAAAGTGCCGACGGTATTCCTGCGGGAGAAGCTCGAAGGACTGGTGGTGCGCAACGAAGGTAAACGCAAAGCAGCCTTGAGCCTGGAACTGAGCGCCGACAAGGACTCGTACCTCCAGGACATGCGTCCGGCGGGCACCAACGTCAATTTCGCGCAGTTCCGCCTGTAACAGCAAAAGCTAAAAGCTTCGCGAGCAAGCCCGCTCCCACACTCGATCGCATTCCTTCTTGAAGAACCCGGTTAAATGTGGGAGCGGGCTTGCTCCGGGCGGCGTTCCGACGAAGGCGGCCTGACAGGCGCTGAAAATATCCTGACCAAAAACAAACGCCCCGCATCTGCGGGGCTTTTGTTTGTTACGCGCTTACCTTCTTGACGCCGAGCTTCTTCAGCTCTTCGTCGCGTAACTCGCGGCGCAGGATCTTACCGACGTTGGTGGTCGGCAGCGCGTCGCGGAACTCCACGGAGCGCGGAACCTTGTAGCCGGTGACGTTGGCGCGCATGTGCTCCATCACTTGCTCTTTGGTCAGCGTCACGCCCGGTTTGGCGACGATGAAGATCTTGATCGCCTCGCCCGACTTCTCGTCCGGCACACCGATGGCTGCGCATTGCAGCACGCCCGGCAGGGTCGCGAGCACGTCTTCCAGTTCGTTCGGGTACACGTTGAAACCGGAGACCAGAATCATGTCTTTCTTGCGATCGACAATGCGCATGTAACCGTCAGGCTGGATCAGCGCGATGTCACCGGTCTTCAACCAGCCTTCGCTGTCGAGGATTTCATCGGTGGCGTCCTGACGCTGCCAGTAACCCTTCATCACTTGCGGACCTTTCACACACAGCTCGCCGATGTCGCCTAACGGCTGTTCAACGCCGGCATCGTCGATGACTTTGCACAGGGTCGACGGAACCGGAATACCGATGGTGCCGATCTGGATGTTCTGGATTGGATTGACGGTGGCCACCGGGCTGGTTTCGGTCATGCCGTAACCTTCGCAGATGGCGCAACCGGTGACCGCTTTCCAGCGCTCGGCCGCGGCCAGTTGCAGGGCCATGCCACCGGACAGGGTGACTTTCAGTGCAGAGAAATCCAGCTTGCGGAAGCCTTCGTTGTTGCACAAGGCGACAAACAGCGTATTGAGCCCGACGAAACCGCTGAACTTCCACTTCGACAGTTCCTTGACCATCGCCGTCAAATCGCGCGGGTTGCTGATCAGGATGTTGTGGTTGCCGATCAGCATCATCGCCATGCAATGAAAGGTGAAGGCATAGATGTGGTACAGCGGCAGCGGCGTGATCAGGACCTCGCAACCTTCATTGAGGTTGGAACCCATCAGCGCCTTGCACTGCAGCATGTTCGCCACCAGGTTGCGGTGGGTCAGCATCGCGCCCTTGGCCACGCCGGTGGTGCCGCCGGTGTATTGCAGCACGGCAACGTCGCTGCTGGCCGGGTTGGCTTCAGCCACTGGCTGACCATGGCCCTTGCTCAATACGTCGTTGAACTTGATGGCCTTGGGCAAGTGATACGCCGGGACCATCTTCTTCACGTATTTGATGACGCTGTTGACCAGCAGACGCTTGAGCGGCGACAGCAGGTCGGCCACTTCGGTGACGATCACGTGCTTGACGCCGGTTTTCGGCACGACGAGCTGGGCCAGGTGCGCCATGTTGGCCAGGCAGACCAGAGCTTTGGCACCGGAGTCGTTGAATTGGTGTTCCATTTCCCGCGCGGTGTACAGCGGGTTGGTGTTGACCACGATCAGCCCGGCGCGGATGGCACCGAAGACGGCGACCGGGTACTGCAACACGTTGGGCAGCTGCACGGCGATTCGATCGCCCGGCTGCAAGTCGGTATGCTGTTGCAGGTACGCGGCAAAGGCACCGGACAATTCGTACAGTTCACCGTAGGTGATTGTCTTGCCCAGGTTGCTGAACGCCGGTTTGTCGGCAAAGCGTTGGCAGGACTGCTTCAACACCGCCTGAATATTCGGATACTCGTCCGGATTGATGTCGGCAGCAATCCCGGCAGGGTACTTATCCTTCCAAAAGTCTTCGATCATGGAAGCCCACTCCTCAGCAACGCGAATTCATCACCGCATTTGATGCGATTATTATTGGTGTGTGTTTGTTGGTGAGTCTGGCTATTTACATAGGCCGAGAAGTCACAAAGCGCGCCGAGAGTAGCAGCTTTGCCAAGGGCCGACCAGAGCCAAAAGCCGCCTCTACAGTCACTTTAATGACTCAAGAATAGCAAGCAGTCATTTTAGAGCAAAAATTCTATACAACTTTCAAACCCCCATAAATACGGGGCTTAAAAGCAAAAGATCGCAGCCTTCGGCAGCTCCTACAAAGGAATGCGATCCCCTGTAGGAGCTGCCGAAGGCTGCGATCTTTTGGCAGCACCTCGGTCTACGACCGGTTACGCGATATCACGCAACTCCCGCCGCAATATCTTGCCCACCGGCGTCATCGGCAACGACTCACGCAAGACGATGTGCTTGGGCACTTTGTACGCCGTGAAGTTTTCCTTGCAGTAAGCCTTCAGCTCTTCAAGGCTGACACCCGTTTCACGGGCCACCACAAACAGCTTCACCGCCTCCCCCGAACGCTCGTCCGGCACACCGATCACTGCGCAGTTGGCGACTTTCGGGTGAGCCATGACCACGTCTTCGATTTCGTTCGGGTACACGTTGAAGCCCGAGACGATGATCATGTCTTTCTTGCGATCGACGATGCGCACAAATCCGTCCGGGTCGATCACCGCGATGTCGCCCGACTTGAACCAGCCTTCGGCATCCAGCACTTCGGCGGTGGCTTCGGGTTTCTGCCAGTAGCCCTTCATGATCTGCGGGCCCTTGATGCACAGTTCGCCGCGCTCGCCCAGCGCCTGCTCGACGCCTTCATCGTTGATGACCTTCAGCGTGGTGCCCGGCACCGGCAGGCCGACTGTACCGAGGCGCGACTTGTCGCCGTACGGGTTGGTGCAGGCCACCGGCGAGGTTTCGGTCAGGCCGTAACCTTCGGTGATGCGGCAACCGGTGAGCTGTTCCCAGCGCTCGGCGGTAGCCTTGACCAGCGCGGTGCCGCCGGAGTTGGTGAGTTTGAGGCTGGAGAAATCCAGGGTCTTGAAGTCCGGATGGTCCATCAGTGCGACGAACAGCGTGTTGAGCCCCAGCAGCGCCGAGAACCGCCAGTTCTTCAGCTCCTTGATGAAGCCGCCGATGTCCCGCGGATTGGTGATCAGCACGTTGTGGTTGCCTGAAACCATCATGCACATGCAATTCGCGGTGAACGCATAGATGTGGTACAGCGGCAGCGGCGCGACCATGACCTCTTGCCCTTCGCGCAACAGCGGCTGGCCGTCATTGCCGAACTGCTCCAGGCACGCCCGCACTTGCTGCATGTTGGCCACCAGGTTGCCGTGGGTCAGCATCGCGCCCTTGGCCAGGCCGGTGGTGCCGCCGGTGTATTGCAGCACGGCGATGTCGTCGAGCCCGACTTTCAGCGGCTTGATGCCCAGGCCCCGACCCAGGCGCAACGCGCTCTTGAAGGAAATGGCCTGGGGCAACGAATACGCTGGCACCATCTTCTTGACCTTGCTCACCATTGTATTGACCAGCCAGCCCTTGGCGGCGGGCATCAGGTCGCCCATCTTCGCTTCGATCAGGTACTGGATGTCGGTGTCGGGCAGCACTTCCTGGACTTTTTGCCCAAACATGTTCAGGTAAACCAGCGCCCGGGCACCGGAGTCCTTGAACTGATGACGCATCTCCCGCGCGGTGTACAGCGGGTTGGTGTTGACCACGATCAGCCCGGCGCGCAAGGCACCGAACACGGCAATCGGGTAATGCAGGACGTTGGGCATCTGCACCGCAATGCGATCCCCTGGCACCAGGTCGGTGTGGGCTTGCAGGTAACCGGCGAACGCTGCGCTGTAGCGTTCCAGTTCGGCGTAGGTCAGGGTGACGCCCATGTTGCTGAATGCCGGGCGGTCAGCAAATTTCTTGCAGGAACGCTCGAACACCTCGATCACCGACTTATAGGCCCCTTGATCGATATCCAGGGGCACGCCGGCCGGGCGTTTGTCATTCCAGAAATCAGGTTGCATTGTTCTTGTCCTCTTTACCTGAACCTATCCGGGGCCGCTTTTCTGTCCTTCTTCAAAACTAAAGAGCGAAAAAGCGGGGCTCCACGGACACTAGCAGCTATGGCGAATCAGGCAAATATGCGCACGGTCGACATTGATCGTGTGAATCTTGCTGCCGTGGCGTGGCCTGATCAGACGGCACGCTTTGGATGCGCTATACAATGCAACGACGCCCATGCCACATGCAGCCCTATGCAAAGGAACCGCCATGATCCACGACACTTTCTGGCTGACCGCGAGCGACCGCAGTCGCCTCTTCGTCAACCAGTGGCTGCCCGCCGCGCCTTTAAAAGCAGTGATCCTGCTGGCCCACGGCATGGCGGAACACAGTGGCCGCTACGCCCGTCTGGCGGAAAAACTCTGTGCTCAGGGTTACGGCGTCTACGCGCCGGACCTGCGTGGACATGGCAAAACTGCCGAAAACGGGACACTGGGTCATTTCGCCGACGATGACGGTTGGTGCAAGGTGGTCGGCGACCTGGCGAGCCTCAACCAGCACATCGGCCAACAACATCCGGGAATGCCGATTGTGTTGCTCGGTCACAGCATGGGCAGCTACATCGCCCAGGCTTATCTGCTGCATCACAGCGCCAGCCTGCACGGGGCCGTTCTCAGCGGGTCGAACTTCCAACCGGTGGCGCTCTATCTCGCGGCGCGACAGATTGCGCGATTAGAACGTTTGCGCCAGGGCCCGAAGGGTCGCAGCGCGCTGATCGAATGGCTGTCGTTCGGTTCGTACAACAAGAAATTCAAACCGGTACGCACGCGGTTCGACTGGCTCAGTCGCGATCCGGCGGAGGTCGATCTGTACGCCAACGACCCGCTCTGCGGCTTTCGCTGCACCAATCAGCTGTGGATCGATTTGCTCGGTGGGTTGCAGCAAATCAGCAAAGCGTCCAATCTCGCTCAGATTGATCCGGGCCTGCCGTTGCTGGTCATCGGCGGTGAATGTGATCCGGTGAGCGAAGGCGAGCGTCTGAAAGATCTGGCCGATGCGCTGCGCGCGGCCGGCAGCCAGAGCCTGCAACTGACGATTTACCCGCAGGCACGGCATGAACTGTTCAACGAGAGCAACCGCGATGAAGTGATCAATGACGTGTTGAGCTGGATCGCCCAGGCACTGAGCCACCGTCGGCCACCCAGATCGGAATAGTTTTTTTGAATTTATTTATTCGTGACAGGAATTGAAACAGATGACCCAGGTTACCAACACCCCTTACGAGGCCCTTGAAGTCGGCCAGACCGCCAGCTACAGCAAGACGGTCGAAGAGCGCGACATTCAGTTGTTCGCCGCGATGTCCGGCGATCACAACCCGGTGCACCTGGACGCTGAATTCGCCGCCGGCACCATGTTCAAGGAGCGCATCGCTCACGGCATGTTCAGCGGTGCGCTGATCAGCGCTGCCGTTGCCTGCGAGTTGCCTGGGCCGGGGACTATTTATATCGGTCAGCAGATGAGCTTTCAGAAGCCGGTGAAAATTGGCGACACGCTGACCGTGCGTCTGGAGATTCTCGAGAAGCTGCCGAAGTTTCGTGTGCGGATTGCCACTCGCGTGTTTAACCAGCGTGATGAGTTGGTAGTGGATGGTGAGGCGGAGATTCTGGCGCCGCGTAAGCAACAGACGGTGACGTTGCCTAAGCTGCCGGCAATCAGCATCGGCTGATTGCCTTAAAAGATCGCAGCCTCGTTTCACTCGACAGCTCCTACAGGGTTTTGCGATACCTGTAGGAGCTGTCGAGTGGAACGAGGCTGGGATCTTTTGAACTTAATGCCCCTCCTGCACCTGCACACTCGCCGTCATCCCCGAACTCAAATTCATCCCCTCCGGCAACTTATCAATCTTGATCCGTACCGGAATCCGCTGCGCCAGCCTCACCCAGTTAAACGTCGGCTCGACCTCTGCCAGCAACTGCCCGTCCGGCGTGGTATTGCGATCGGTAATCCCGCGGCTGATGCTTTCGACATGTCCCTGCAATGCCTCCCCCGCACTCATCAACCAGACCTTCACCGGATCGCCGACACGAATCCGTGGCAGCTTGGTTTCTTCGAAATACGCCTGCACATAGAAAGTCGAATCGTCGATCAACGCCATCACCGATTGCCCGGCATTCACGTAGTTGCCTTCGGCCAGACGCAAGTTGGTGATGTGACCGCTGCGTGGCGCATGGACCTGACTACGGGCGAGATTGAGTTCCGCAACCTTGGCTTCGGCCTGGGCTTCACGCAGTTCGCCACGGGCGATGCCGGCGTTGATTTGCGCGTTCTCGCGTAGCTCGGCACTGATGGCCTGCGGCCCGAGGGCTGCGCGGCGACTGGCTTCGCGTTCGCGCAGATTGAGTTGTTGTTGCCGGGTCTGCACCACCGCTTGAGCTTTCTCCAGCGCCGCTTCGAAACGGTCGCGATCAATGCTCAGCAATAAATCGCCAGCCTTGACCTGCTGGTTATCAAAAGCCTTGAGCTCACGCACCCAACCCGAGACGTCCGGGGCGATCACCACCACGTCGGCGCGGATCCGCGCATCCCGAGTCCAAGGCGTGAGCATGTAGTACTGCCACAAATGGAAGCCGGCAAAGATCGCCGCCGCCACCAGGCACAAGGTCACCGCGACACGTATCGGTGTACGCATTTTCAACTCCTTATAAAGGTCCGAGGACGACGGTGATCAAGGTCAATACACAGACGTACAAGGCGCAATCAAACAACGCTTCGTGCCAGATCCAGCGGCCCACCGGCGTCAGGCGCAAAAGCATGCGCAAGGCTCCAGTGACGAGCAGCGCCAGCAGCACATAAATCAGAAACGGACTGAGCAGCACACCACCCACCGACCACTCACGCAAGCCCATGGCTTTGCTCCTGTTGACGGCACCAGGCGCGCCAGCTGCTTTGCAATTGCAGCACCGCGCCTTGGGCCAGTTTCACCGCATCGCTGGGGGGCAATGCGTACAAGGTCTTCAAGAACTCTTCGCTCGGCTGCGCCAACGCCTCGGCGCGACTGCCGGCCGGGCCTTGCTCGAGGATTTTTTCCAGCTGTTCGAGATAACGCCGCTGAGGCGCACTGACCGGTGCCTGCGCCACCGCCAGACTCAAACGCAAATGCAGCAATTCGTCGCCGATGTCCAGGCCGAGCAGGCCATCGTCCCAGCGACTGCGCGCCGGTTCCGGCAACTCGGGGTAATGTCGCGCCAATTGCAGCAAGCGGT from Pseudomonas sp. ACM7 includes:
- a CDS encoding alpha/beta hydrolase → MIHDTFWLTASDRSRLFVNQWLPAAPLKAVILLAHGMAEHSGRYARLAEKLCAQGYGVYAPDLRGHGKTAENGTLGHFADDDGWCKVVGDLASLNQHIGQQHPGMPIVLLGHSMGSYIAQAYLLHHSASLHGAVLSGSNFQPVALYLAARQIARLERLRQGPKGRSALIEWLSFGSYNKKFKPVRTRFDWLSRDPAEVDLYANDPLCGFRCTNQLWIDLLGGLQQISKASNLAQIDPGLPLLVIGGECDPVSEGERLKDLADALRAAGSQSLQLTIYPQARHELFNESNRDEVINDVLSWIAQALSHRRPPRSE
- the def gene encoding peptide deformylase, which gives rise to MIREILKMGDERLLRIAPPVPAEMFDSPELWQLIDDMFQTMESVGGVGLAAPQIGVDLQLVIFGFEHSERYPDAEAVPQTILINPLITPLSPTLEEGFEGCLSVPGLRGAVDRYQHIRYEGFDPKGQPIVRIAEGFHARVVQHECDHLVGRLYPSRISDFSKFGFTEVMFPDLDPNADD
- a CDS encoding fatty acid desaturase — protein: MPHYFDTAHREEIDTLRQRLTARTEWPTWLLLIGVYVGWFSIVLASGWLGLWWSTLLLIPLVVLWLSVQHELLHGHPTRWTSLNKILGYAPFAVWYPYTLYRDSHLLHHRDEDLTLPGRDPESRYLSAEQWQGSSLFEQGLHWLNKTVLGRFALGAPLALLALAREECQRLKAGERQAWLMWLSHGALTLLMLLFIARYSVLPVWHYLLLISVPALSIAMIRSYYEHRPHAEAEQRTVINEAAWPWRWLFLNLNLHLVHHDLPGLPWYDLPRAYRARREQWLARSGGFLVQGYGQLWRQHGVKAIDSPRHPYY
- the fadD2 gene encoding long-chain-fatty-acid--CoA ligase FadD2, with protein sequence MQPDFWNDKRPAGVPLDIDQGAYKSVIEVFERSCKKFADRPAFSNMGVTLTYAELERYSAAFAGYLQAHTDLVPGDRIAVQMPNVLHYPIAVFGALRAGLIVVNTNPLYTAREMRHQFKDSGARALVYLNMFGQKVQEVLPDTDIQYLIEAKMGDLMPAAKGWLVNTMVSKVKKMVPAYSLPQAISFKSALRLGRGLGIKPLKVGLDDIAVLQYTGGTTGLAKGAMLTHGNLVANMQQVRACLEQFGNDGQPLLREGQEVMVAPLPLYHIYAFTANCMCMMVSGNHNVLITNPRDIGGFIKELKNWRFSALLGLNTLFVALMDHPDFKTLDFSSLKLTNSGGTALVKATAERWEQLTGCRITEGYGLTETSPVACTNPYGDKSRLGTVGLPVPGTTLKVINDEGVEQALGERGELCIKGPQIMKGYWQKPEATAEVLDAEGWFKSGDIAVIDPDGFVRIVDRKKDMIIVSGFNVYPNEIEDVVMAHPKVANCAVIGVPDERSGEAVKLFVVARETGVSLEELKAYCKENFTAYKVPKHIVLRESLPMTPVGKILRRELRDIA
- a CDS encoding GNAT family N-acetyltransferase — its product is MPNTQYTLLAEPLWPLMNKFYRAHQSSMKAVRDAQLWVARREEIIGALCLRPVADGHWLTGLFVDPACREQGIAAALIAEALKDLEGPVWLFCHPDLRGFYERRGFTFDPPLPYSMAERLSRYARSKPMIAMGLEGQITL
- a CDS encoding phosphate/phosphite/phosphonate ABC transporter substrate-binding protein, which gives rise to MTQHLAELLMYVAPEPVRQANERWLTRIIERLGATRRHAEGVSLMDLWLSPHLLLTQTCGYPLMTALRGRVRVIGRPRYELPDANGGNHCSLLLSRADDPRRSLPAFRDSRGVINGEDSNSGMNLLRHRLAPLHQEGQFFASVGISGSHRESLRWLREEKADLAAIDSVTFAYLAQHAEEEVAGLRVIARSAFSPTLPYITAATVTDEQAEELRQVMNTTLQELPEVREILGLQEVLLAGESDYQIVLDYQQEAEALGFGRLR
- the fadD1 gene encoding long-chain-fatty-acid--CoA ligase FadD1; the protein is MIEDFWKDKYPAGIAADINPDEYPNIQAVLKQSCQRFADKPAFSNLGKTITYGELYELSGAFAAYLQQHTDLQPGDRIAVQLPNVLQYPVAVFGAIRAGLIVVNTNPLYTAREMEHQFNDSGAKALVCLANMAHLAQLVVPKTGVKHVIVTEVADLLSPLKRLLVNSVIKYVKKMVPAYHLPKAIKFNDVLSKGHGQPVAEANPASSDVAVLQYTGGTTGVAKGAMLTHRNLVANMLQCKALMGSNLNEGCEVLITPLPLYHIYAFTFHCMAMMLIGNHNILISNPRDLTAMVKELSKWKFSGFVGLNTLFVALCNNEGFRKLDFSALKVTLSGGMALQLAAAERWKAVTGCAICEGYGMTETSPVATVNPIQNIQIGTIGIPVPSTLCKVIDDAGVEQPLGDIGELCVKGPQVMKGYWQRQDATDEILDSEGWLKTGDIALIQPDGYMRIVDRKKDMILVSGFNVYPNELEDVLATLPGVLQCAAIGVPDEKSGEAIKIFIVAKPGVTLTKEQVMEHMRANVTGYKVPRSVEFRDALPTTNVGKILRRELRDEELKKLGVKKVSA
- a CDS encoding CsbD family protein, which gives rise to MSSTGDKAKGLANEAVGNVKQGVGKATGNDKMRTEGVVQERKGEAQQAVGKAKDAIKKGIDKA
- a CDS encoding YihY/virulence factor BrkB family protein produces the protein MFFPHMKGLRLHRVMVRTITEFVDDEMSTYASALAYQMLFSLFPFILFLIALIGFLHLPDFFSWLRLQSELVLPPQALEQVNPVIDQLQQSKGGLLSIGIVIALWTASAGVRLMMSAMNAAYDVVEGRPAWKRFPLSIFYTIGIAAMLLVAAALMVLGPQVMEWIASQVGLEEFIVTLWTIVRWPVVVILLMMAVALIYYVMPDVKQEFRFITPGSVLAVVVWIIASLGFGLYVKTFANYNAMYGSIGAIIVLLLYFYISAAVLLLGAEMNAVIEHMSTEGKDPGEKVPGEHSHEPKHHVSGLGRDHSIKPTTDEVIK